Proteins co-encoded in one Nitrospirota bacterium genomic window:
- a CDS encoding homoserine dehydrogenase, with the protein MKRSAISIGLIGFGTVGTGVVKILLDKGEDLKRRLGFPIVIGKIADLDIKRDRGVKLPRGILIKDAREIIKDPSIDIVVELIGGIHPAKDIILSAIKNGKHVVTANKALLATEGAEIFSAAEKNMVELGFEGAVAGGIPIIRVVREALIGDKIEAIYGIINGTSNYILTRMTEEGIEFSKALKDAQRLGYAEADPTLDVEGIDSAHKLAILGSLSFGIPLSFKKIFTEGITEITPLDIAFASEFGYKIKLLAIAKQVDREIELRVHPTMLPEDYLIAKVDGVFNAIYVEGDAVGSTLYYGRGAGDMPTGSAVVSDIADIARDIKMGSVGRIPGLGRRVDERADLKIKKMEDVSSRYYFRFSAIDKPGVLSKISGILGSNNISIESVIQKGRKKEKAVPLVMMTHEAREKDVVHSLRELDKLSVVAGKSIYIRVEGKEG; encoded by the coding sequence GTGAAACGGTCAGCCATATCCATAGGATTAATAGGTTTTGGGACAGTGGGGACAGGCGTTGTCAAAATTCTTCTCGATAAAGGAGAGGATTTAAAGAGGCGCCTTGGCTTCCCTATAGTCATCGGTAAAATCGCTGACCTTGATATAAAAAGGGACAGGGGGGTCAAACTGCCCCGTGGTATACTTATTAAAGATGCCAGGGAAATCATTAAAGACCCGAGCATTGACATTGTCGTTGAACTCATTGGCGGCATTCATCCAGCTAAGGACATAATCTTATCAGCTATAAAAAATGGGAAGCATGTGGTTACAGCTAATAAGGCGCTCCTTGCAACCGAAGGGGCTGAAATATTCAGCGCTGCTGAGAAGAACATGGTTGAACTTGGCTTTGAAGGCGCTGTTGCCGGAGGGATACCGATAATAAGGGTTGTCAGAGAGGCCCTTATAGGGGATAAGATTGAGGCCATATACGGAATAATTAATGGGACATCTAACTACATCTTAACCAGGATGACAGAAGAGGGTATAGAGTTTTCTAAGGCGCTTAAAGATGCCCAGAGGCTTGGATATGCCGAGGCGGATCCGACCCTCGATGTAGAGGGGATTGATTCTGCACACAAACTCGCTATCCTTGGGTCTCTATCTTTTGGGATACCATTGTCTTTTAAAAAGATATTCACAGAGGGGATTACAGAGATAACTCCTCTGGATATAGCCTTTGCTTCAGAGTTCGGTTATAAGATAAAACTCCTGGCAATAGCAAAACAGGTTGACAGAGAGATTGAGCTCAGGGTTCATCCAACAATGTTGCCTGAGGATTATCTGATTGCTAAAGTAGACGGGGTTTTTAATGCGATATACGTTGAAGGAGATGCAGTGGGTTCGACCCTTTATTATGGAAGGGGCGCAGGCGATATGCCGACTGGCAGCGCAGTGGTGAGTGATATTGCCGATATAGCGAGGGATATAAAGATGGGTTCTGTGGGAAGAATCCCTGGCCTGGGGCGAAGGGTGGATGAGAGGGCTGACCTGAAGATAAAGAAAATGGAAGATGTGTCCAGCCGTTACTATTTCAGGTTTTCGGCTATTGATAAACCAGGCGTCCTGTCAAAGATTTCTGGTATACTTGGCTCAAATAATATAAGTATTGAGTCTGTTATTCAGAAAGGGAGAAAAAAGGAAAAGGCAGTACCTCTTGTAATGATGACCCATGAGGCGAGGGAAAAGGATGTAGTCCATTCTTTAAGAGAGCTTGATAAATTGTCTGTTGTTGCAGGCAAGAGCATTTATATAAGGGTTGAAGGAAAAGAAGGATAA
- a CDS encoding sulfurtransferase TusA family protein yields the protein MEIKKKINIKGEICPYTLVKSKLAIEDIEVGEVLEILLDYPEAIQSIPKAMENYGHKVLKVEQINNTDWVIQVRKEVGD from the coding sequence ATAGAAATTAAAAAAAAGATAAATATAAAAGGAGAGATTTGTCCATACACGCTGGTTAAGTCCAAGTTAGCTATAGAGGATATCGAGGTTGGAGAAGTTCTTGAGATACTCCTCGATTATCCTGAGGCCATTCAGAGCATACCAAAGGCTATGGAGAATTACGGCCATAAGGTCTTAAAGGTGGAACAGATAAATAATACTGACTGGGTTATCCAGGTAAGAAAAGAGGTGGGGGACTGA
- a CDS encoding response regulator, which translates to MNSKKVLVVDDEAFIIMMLKDKLENAGIKVLSSTNGKEAIEKARAERPDLIILDWMMPGISGLDACRIIKADSSLSNIPIIMLTAKGQESDERLCIEAGVAHYLTKPFSPRKVLKIVQETIQVNDS; encoded by the coding sequence ATGAATTCAAAAAAAGTCCTGGTAGTTGACGATGAGGCATTTATAATAATGATGCTGAAAGACAAACTCGAGAATGCCGGTATAAAGGTTTTATCAAGCACCAATGGTAAAGAAGCCATAGAAAAGGCCCGAGCAGAGAGACCTGACCTCATAATTTTAGACTGGATGATGCCTGGCATAAGCGGATTAGATGCCTGCCGGATTATAAAGGCAGATTCGTCACTTTCTAATATCCCTATAATAATGCTTACTGCAAAGGGCCAGGAATCAGACGAGAGACTATGTATTGAGGCAGGAGTTGCTCACTATCTCACCAAACCCTTTAGCCCAAGAAAAGTATTAAAGATAGTTCAGGAGACAATCCAGGTCAATGACTCGTAG
- a CDS encoding PAS domain-containing protein, translating to MDGGGIFLLDDRREYLVCRSHKGVSEEFVGKLGKVKLGEDMPGIVALKMKPIIINDISSEPRTDSHTLNVLKKAEMKSYACIPIKRREEVQGVFCLFSKNQRPFLNTEIELLSSIGEMIGVAIENIRLYQMEKDIKSQLFEAVASERSKAESLLYGIADGVYSANIERQIISWNPSAEKITGFKAEEVIGKPCKEVLKHTDEEGHSLCESFCPFLSIVYKGERFSGEMYSNTSSGHRIPIHLSSGPVLDAKGTVIGSVSVFRDITHKKEIERMKTEFVRTVSHEFRAPLSAIVGMTEMLIDKEVNGSEKVEKYLKTIYDEGERLSRMVNEFLDIAMIESGKKVLKKQRINITDLFKECITSVSQNAARKDIKIKLLTQDRLFIDADREAMCQMILNLLTNSLTYSDNGTYVKLNAYPMEKRGENLIEITVEDTGWGISKKDLPHIFEKFYRSPLHQKKVKGTGLGLSLVQEIVNAYKGDIKVESRIGEGTKFTISLPVKA from the coding sequence ATGGATGGAGGCGGCATATTCCTCCTCGATGACAGAAGGGAATATCTTGTTTGCAGATCCCATAAAGGGGTCTCCGAGGAATTTGTCGGGAAGCTCGGCAAAGTGAAGTTAGGAGAAGACATGCCTGGCATTGTTGCTTTAAAAATGAAGCCTATCATTATCAATGATATATCGTCAGAACCACGGACTGATAGTCATACCCTTAATGTTTTGAAAAAGGCTGAAATGAAATCCTATGCATGTATTCCTATAAAAAGAAGGGAAGAAGTTCAGGGCGTTTTCTGCCTTTTTTCAAAAAACCAGAGGCCATTTCTAAATACCGAGATAGAGTTGTTATCCTCCATTGGAGAGATGATAGGCGTTGCTATAGAGAATATAAGGCTTTACCAGATGGAAAAGGACATTAAGTCCCAGCTTTTTGAGGCAGTAGCTTCAGAAAGGAGCAAGGCTGAGTCCCTTCTGTATGGGATTGCAGATGGCGTATATTCTGCTAACATAGAACGGCAAATCATTTCCTGGAATCCTTCGGCAGAAAAGATTACAGGGTTTAAAGCAGAGGAGGTTATTGGAAAGCCCTGCAAAGAAGTATTAAAGCATACAGATGAGGAAGGGCACAGCCTCTGCGAATCCTTTTGCCCTTTCCTGTCAATCGTATATAAGGGAGAACGATTTTCAGGAGAGATGTACTCCAATACTTCTTCAGGCCACAGGATTCCCATCCATTTAAGCAGCGGGCCTGTCCTGGATGCAAAAGGGACGGTAATAGGGTCGGTTAGCGTCTTCAGGGATATTACTCATAAAAAAGAGATAGAGCGCATGAAGACAGAATTTGTCAGGACGGTATCCCATGAATTCAGGGCGCCGTTATCAGCCATTGTGGGAATGACAGAGATGCTTATTGATAAAGAGGTAAATGGTTCAGAGAAAGTGGAGAAATATCTAAAAACCATTTATGACGAAGGAGAGCGGCTCTCAAGGATGGTAAATGAATTTCTGGATATAGCCATGATAGAAAGCGGCAAAAAGGTCTTAAAGAAACAGAGGATAAACATAACAGACCTCTTCAAGGAATGCATAACCTCTGTAAGCCAGAATGCTGCGAGAAAGGACATAAAGATAAAACTTCTCACACAGGACAGGCTTTTCATAGATGCTGACAGAGAGGCTATGTGCCAGATGATTCTCAATCTTCTAACCAACTCACTCACATATTCTGACAATGGGACATATGTAAAACTCAATGCATACCCTATGGAAAAAAGGGGTGAGAATCTTATAGAGATAACAGTGGAGGACACAGGCTGGGGCATATCTAAAAAAGACTTGCCGCACATCTTCGAGAAATTTTATCGTTCACCTTTACACCAGAAAAAGGTCAAAGGCACTGGACTGGGGCTTTCATTGGTTCAGGAGATAGTGAATGCCTATAAAGGAGACATAAAGGTAGAGAGCAGGATAGGGGAAGGAACTAAATTTACCATAAGCTTGCCTGTTAAGGCATGA
- a CDS encoding HD domain-containing protein has protein sequence MEDSDFKHAVEELARIYEEMDILYTLSENLAAEKSIKNICEKIAGEIMDALEVNSVSIMFVDEERGDMYTEYSTGFFSKPVRINKGEGIPGYVITTMKPLIVCDTKKHPLSDKTPYIGTSVLCVPLIVKERVLGVIIASDKISKEEFFSSDLKLLSAIAFQAAVAIENARLYQKLEDVFLGTVKSLALALDKKSAWNAGHSEMVTAYAIAIAQEMGLNENFTERLEICGILHDVGKIGIPDTLLEKNEPLNNEEIAAIMRHPIIAVEILENIKGLGDVLQGILHHHERYDGSGSPDGLTGEKIPLMARILTVADAYDAITSDRPYRKKMNRKDAIEEMKKNAGTQFDPVVIDALIKVLMKVES, from the coding sequence GTGGAAGATAGCGATTTTAAGCATGCAGTCGAGGAGCTGGCCAGAATCTACGAGGAGATGGATATCCTCTATACCCTGTCAGAGAACCTCGCGGCCGAGAAGAGCATCAAAAATATATGTGAGAAGATAGCCGGAGAGATTATGGATGCCCTGGAAGTTAACAGCGTCTCGATAATGTTTGTAGATGAGGAAAGGGGAGATATGTACACGGAGTATTCTACAGGATTTTTTAGCAAACCTGTGCGAATCAACAAGGGAGAAGGCATTCCTGGCTATGTGATAACCACAATGAAACCCCTTATTGTATGCGATACAAAAAAACACCCGCTAAGCGATAAAACGCCTTATATCGGGACATCAGTCCTCTGTGTGCCCTTAATCGTAAAAGAGAGAGTTTTAGGGGTCATTATAGCCAGCGATAAGATTTCTAAGGAAGAGTTTTTTTCAAGTGACCTCAAACTCCTTTCAGCCATAGCCTTCCAGGCAGCCGTGGCTATAGAAAATGCCCGACTTTATCAAAAGTTGGAAGACGTCTTCCTCGGCACTGTTAAATCCCTGGCATTAGCCCTGGATAAGAAGTCTGCGTGGAATGCAGGCCATTCAGAAATGGTCACAGCTTATGCTATTGCCATAGCCCAGGAGATGGGGCTAAATGAAAACTTTACTGAGAGATTGGAGATATGCGGTATCCTCCATGATGTGGGAAAGATAGGAATACCCGACACCCTCCTGGAGAAAAACGAGCCTTTAAATAATGAGGAAATAGCGGCAATAATGAGGCACCCTATTATTGCCGTAGAAATACTTGAAAACATCAAAGGATTAGGAGATGTTCTTCAGGGAATCCTCCATCATCACGAGCGATATGACGGAAGCGGTTCTCCTGACGGGCTAACAGGTGAGAAGATTCCCCTAATGGCCAGAATACTCACTGTAGCTGATGCCTATGATGCTATAACTTCGGATAGACCTTACAGAAAAAAGATGAATAGAAAAGACGCTATTGAAGAGATGAAGAAAAATGCAGGGACCCAATTTGACCCTGTAGTTATAGATGCCCTCATTAAAGTTTTAATGAAAGTGGAGTCATAA